In Candidatus Binatia bacterium, one DNA window encodes the following:
- a CDS encoding beta-ketoacyl-ACP synthase III: MLRSRFAGVGGALPARVVPNAELEARLGVDPGWIEGRTGVCERRVLTPEEPLVELAERAARDALHDAGIAPAELDAIVVATTSAPYLFPSLACLLHARLGLGTQPAFDLAAACAGFPYALTVADQAIRAGDHRRVLVVGADGLSAYCEPTDRSTVALFGDGAGAAVLVAEPADDAKPRGILASRLRALGAQWEILYVPAGARRVEDLEREGADFWMRMRGQEVFRLAVEQLVALTREALATAQLGPDDVALLVPHQANVRIIRMMIAQLGIPEERVGINLDRCGNTSAASIPLALRDALDQGRLRAGDVLVLNAVGGGMTAGAIVARW; this comes from the coding sequence GTGTTGCGCTCGCGTTTTGCCGGGGTGGGGGGCGCGCTGCCCGCGCGCGTGGTGCCGAACGCCGAGCTCGAGGCGCGCCTCGGCGTCGACCCGGGCTGGATCGAAGGCCGCACCGGCGTGTGCGAGCGCCGCGTGCTGACCCCCGAGGAGCCGCTCGTCGAGCTCGCCGAGCGCGCGGCGCGCGACGCGCTGCACGACGCGGGGATCGCGCCCGCGGAGCTCGACGCGATCGTCGTCGCCACGACGTCGGCGCCGTACCTCTTTCCGTCGCTCGCCTGCCTGCTGCACGCGCGCCTCGGGCTCGGGACGCAGCCGGCGTTCGACCTCGCGGCCGCGTGCGCGGGCTTCCCGTACGCGCTCACGGTCGCGGACCAGGCGATCCGCGCCGGCGACCATCGCCGCGTGCTCGTGGTCGGCGCCGACGGGCTCTCGGCGTACTGCGAGCCGACGGATCGCTCGACGGTCGCGCTGTTCGGCGACGGCGCCGGTGCGGCCGTGCTGGTCGCCGAGCCGGCGGACGACGCGAAGCCGCGCGGCATCCTCGCGTCACGCCTGCGCGCGCTCGGCGCGCAGTGGGAGATCCTCTACGTCCCGGCCGGCGCGCGTCGCGTCGAGGACCTGGAGCGCGAAGGCGCGGACTTTTGGATGCGCATGCGCGGCCAGGAGGTGTTCCGCCTCGCGGTCGAGCAACTCGTCGCGCTGACCCGTGAGGCGCTCGCCACCGCCCAGCTCGGGCCCGACGACGTCGCGCTGCTCGTGCCGCACCAGGCGAACGTGCGGATCATCCGCATGATGATCGCGCAGCTCGGCATCCCCGAGGAGCGGGTCGGCATCAACCTCGACCGCTGCGGCAACACCTCGGCGGCGTCGATTCCGCTCGCGCTGCGCGACGCGCTCGACCAGGGACGTCTGCGCGCGGGCGACGTCCTCGTGCTCAACGCCGTCGGCGGCGGCATGACGGCGGGCGCGATCGTCGCGCGGTGGTAG
- a CDS encoding ABC transporter permease, whose product MLDPIVELWRQRRLIVALVSRDLRTRYAGSTVGLVWAVASPLLQIVILTLVFSYVLEIRLGGMRDIPFPVVLAWGIFPWIAFQEGTARATTSLVESGVLIKRMAFRPGIVAAQPVLAAAVQLGVALTVLVLLMPLLGVRVAPTLPLCLVPLALQIFFAIGIGWILGVLHVYFRDTAQVVVVALQAWFYLTPIVYTLETAPQPLQRLLALNPLCGIVESYRAFALGGPMSWGALGWSAVAAAGALSGGAVVLSRARDEVADLV is encoded by the coding sequence ATGCTCGACCCGATCGTCGAGCTGTGGCGCCAGCGCCGGCTCATCGTCGCGCTGGTGTCGCGGGATCTGCGCACACGCTACGCCGGCTCGACGGTCGGGCTGGTGTGGGCGGTCGCGAGCCCCCTGCTGCAGATCGTGATCCTGACCCTGGTGTTCTCCTACGTCCTGGAGATCCGGCTGGGCGGGATGCGCGACATCCCGTTTCCCGTCGTGCTGGCCTGGGGCATCTTCCCCTGGATCGCCTTCCAGGAGGGGACGGCCCGGGCCACGACCTCGCTGGTCGAGAGCGGGGTGCTGATCAAGCGGATGGCGTTCCGGCCGGGGATCGTCGCCGCGCAGCCGGTGCTCGCCGCCGCCGTTCAGCTCGGGGTGGCGCTCACCGTCCTGGTCCTGCTGATGCCGCTGCTCGGGGTCCGGGTGGCCCCGACCTTGCCGCTTTGCCTGGTCCCCCTCGCCCTGCAAATTTTCTTTGCCATCGGCATTGGTTGGATTCTGGGGGTGCTGCACGTCTATTTCCGCGATACGGCCCAGGTGGTGGTCGTTGCGCTCCAGGCATGGTTCTATCTGACGCCCATCGTCTACACGCTCGAGACGGCGCCGCAGCCCCTGCAACGCTTGCTCGCGTTGAATCCTCTGTGCGGGATTGTGGAGAGTTATCGGGCGTTTGCGCTGGGTGGGCCGATGTCCTGGGGAGCGCTCGGGTGGAGCGCCGTTGCGGCCGCCGGGGCGCTTTCGGGCGGCGCCGTGGTGCTGTCGCGCGCCCGCGACGAGGTCGCCGATCTCGTATGA
- a CDS encoding sialidase family protein yields MPYLGHESSAGRSTSRSRRKEAEELSRIKASRGHVAAAFLCVAALLGAPACSRDGAPEGFALGPVKRMNEVEGLAGTFSWPYYTAITARGSKVVAAWLNRNGPRDRDVVVRASADAGDTWSAEQVMNEGEFARTVSVVPKFAPLPQGDELLIVWHARRNVAGQKYVLARRSENFGATWTPVQALNSVTQSFLPSVDVASDGNVVVAFSDERNVKRDILANRSLDSGKTWLPEDQRVDRQAEADSDAPVVVVGDDGWAYVAWEERPPRGAPTGTRAHIAVAASSDKGQTWGEPHRVSPPGQPASPMWPALVESNGRLIAAWTGGVTGDTAKSWLWLSTSSDRGETWSKPEVVFDGSVQTFFHLLSDGPHVYLVWHAGDAGKPSGIYFNASDDGGATWRHPWSAPLRIDDAASQEDGAQHPRMAVYDGKHVAVTWQEDVKKILLKTSDDGGRTWTSKATEIAVADQKKTLRYPQVALSSAGAFVLWESWTDMTGVRKSLADLDKPTPRDVFVRGVKRR; encoded by the coding sequence GTGCCGTATCTGGGCCACGAGTCGAGCGCTGGTCGCAGCACCAGCCGCTCACGGCGCAAGGAGGCGGAGGAGTTGAGTCGGATCAAAGCCAGCCGTGGGCACGTCGCCGCGGCGTTTCTTTGTGTCGCAGCCCTCCTCGGGGCGCCCGCGTGCAGCCGCGACGGTGCGCCCGAAGGCTTCGCCCTCGGACCCGTCAAGCGCATGAACGAGGTCGAGGGCCTCGCCGGGACCTTCTCGTGGCCGTACTACACGGCGATCACCGCCCGCGGCAGCAAGGTGGTCGCCGCCTGGCTGAACCGCAACGGACCGCGCGACCGCGACGTCGTCGTGCGCGCGTCCGCCGACGCCGGCGACACCTGGTCCGCCGAGCAGGTGATGAACGAGGGCGAGTTCGCCAGGACCGTGTCCGTCGTTCCGAAGTTCGCGCCACTCCCGCAGGGCGACGAGCTGCTGATCGTGTGGCACGCGCGGCGCAACGTCGCCGGACAGAAGTACGTGCTCGCGCGGCGCTCGGAGAACTTCGGCGCGACCTGGACGCCGGTGCAGGCGCTGAACTCCGTCACGCAGTCCTTCCTGCCCTCGGTCGACGTCGCGAGCGACGGCAACGTCGTCGTCGCGTTCAGCGACGAGCGCAACGTCAAGCGCGACATCCTCGCGAATCGCTCGCTCGACTCCGGCAAGACCTGGCTGCCCGAGGACCAGCGGGTCGATCGTCAGGCCGAAGCGGACTCCGACGCGCCGGTCGTCGTCGTCGGTGACGACGGCTGGGCCTACGTCGCCTGGGAGGAGCGTCCGCCGCGCGGCGCACCGACCGGCACGCGCGCGCACATCGCGGTCGCGGCGAGCTCCGACAAGGGTCAGACCTGGGGCGAGCCGCATCGCGTCAGCCCGCCGGGCCAGCCGGCGTCGCCGATGTGGCCCGCGCTGGTCGAGTCGAACGGTCGGCTGATCGCCGCATGGACCGGCGGCGTCACCGGCGACACCGCGAAGAGCTGGCTCTGGCTCTCGACCTCGAGCGATCGTGGCGAGACCTGGAGCAAGCCCGAGGTGGTCTTCGACGGCAGCGTGCAGACCTTCTTCCACCTGCTGTCCGACGGTCCGCACGTCTACCTCGTCTGGCACGCGGGCGACGCCGGCAAGCCGTCCGGGATCTACTTCAACGCCTCCGACGACGGCGGCGCGACGTGGCGCCATCCGTGGTCGGCGCCGCTGCGCATCGACGATGCCGCGAGCCAGGAGGACGGCGCGCAGCATCCGCGCATGGCGGTGTACGACGGGAAGCACGTCGCGGTCACCTGGCAGGAAGACGTGAAGAAGATCCTGCTCAAGACCTCCGACGACGGCGGCCGCACCTGGACGAGCAAGGCGACGGAGATCGCGGTCGCCGACCAGAAGAAGACGCTGCGCTACCCGCAGGTCGCGCTGAGCAGCGCCGGCGCGTTCGTCCTCTGGGAGTCGTGGACCGACATGACGGGCGTGCGCAAGAGCCTCGCCGACCTCGACAAGCCGACGCCGCGCGACGTCTTCGTACGCGGGGTGAAGCGGCGCTGA
- a CDS encoding methyltransferase domain-containing protein, with protein MARLRAMLDSAPGGPLPSALLQQRYGRGYFHGENSGFASEGYDQVHGTWRHWMPFLAAEVGHGARLVDLGCAYGFLVVEALEGGFRALGVDASRFAVAQAARHAPPAAGRLVAAHAERLPFADASCDVVTAFDVLEHVPRPELLIAEAARVLRPGGLLVAATPDPLLFDRDEPTHVAERPPSWWVRTLEEAGFSVALRFFQAPWNCELIARRGGPTPIVAWDALGVHDPVLEADGAPAVRLALRSGFGEVSEEGTRVVGDGALVYLLNPTDEPLEIEIAVTLDAPATFKVTLDGRVVARSAPPGGEPSRELRGRVLLASGGHNLRFAIEQGWARLRRLRVTSRPAQRQDLCLTLPFDLYDRYTLAARAAAIVAPDAKRLLDVGGTMGMGGAHLAWTGDFFPGMTVEVVDARPVDHPAHRALDPQAPLPYPDAAFPIVTALDVLEHVPPAQRDAWLGELWRVTERVLLLANPFATTGVREADEYLFELIRTRYGYEHQFLAEHLRHGHPDLEATRRFFVERGASVAVLPSGYLPAWTLLQTLNAWLSHPEQDQTYAFANRLANRALGLASTAAPAYRHLLVIDRSGADHSAALEELVARRTPDLESVAAALTALTLTVGDAAR; from the coding sequence GTGGCTAGACTTCGCGCGATGCTCGACTCCGCGCCGGGCGGGCCGCTACCGTCCGCGTTGCTGCAGCAGCGCTACGGCCGCGGCTACTTCCACGGCGAGAACAGCGGCTTCGCGAGCGAGGGCTACGACCAGGTGCACGGCACCTGGCGGCACTGGATGCCGTTTCTCGCCGCCGAGGTCGGCCACGGCGCGCGGCTCGTCGACCTCGGCTGCGCGTACGGCTTTCTCGTCGTCGAGGCGCTCGAGGGCGGGTTCCGCGCGCTCGGCGTCGACGCGAGCCGCTTCGCGGTCGCGCAGGCGGCTCGCCACGCTCCGCCCGCGGCGGGACGTCTGGTCGCGGCGCACGCCGAGCGCCTGCCGTTCGCCGACGCGAGCTGCGACGTCGTCACCGCGTTCGACGTCCTCGAGCACGTGCCGCGTCCCGAGCTGCTGATCGCGGAGGCGGCGCGCGTCCTGCGTCCCGGCGGGCTGCTCGTGGCGGCGACCCCCGACCCGCTGCTCTTCGACCGCGACGAGCCGACGCACGTCGCCGAGCGGCCGCCGTCGTGGTGGGTGCGGACGCTCGAGGAGGCCGGTTTCTCGGTCGCGCTGCGCTTCTTCCAGGCGCCGTGGAACTGCGAGCTGATCGCGCGCCGCGGCGGCCCGACGCCGATCGTCGCTTGGGACGCGCTCGGCGTGCACGATCCCGTGCTCGAGGCGGACGGCGCACCGGCGGTGCGGCTCGCGCTGCGCAGCGGCTTCGGCGAGGTGTCGGAGGAGGGCACCCGCGTGGTCGGCGACGGCGCGCTGGTCTACCTGCTGAATCCCACCGACGAGCCGCTCGAGATCGAGATCGCGGTCACGCTGGATGCGCCGGCGACGTTCAAGGTCACGCTCGACGGCCGCGTCGTGGCGCGCAGCGCGCCGCCGGGCGGCGAGCCGTCGCGCGAGCTGCGCGGACGAGTGCTGCTCGCGTCGGGCGGGCACAATCTGCGCTTCGCGATCGAGCAGGGCTGGGCGCGACTGCGTCGGCTGCGGGTGACGTCGCGTCCGGCGCAGCGTCAGGACCTATGCTTGACGCTGCCCTTCGATCTGTACGACCGCTACACGCTCGCCGCGCGCGCGGCCGCAATCGTCGCGCCTGACGCGAAGCGGCTCCTCGACGTCGGCGGCACGATGGGCATGGGCGGCGCCCACCTCGCGTGGACCGGCGACTTCTTCCCCGGGATGACCGTCGAGGTGGTCGACGCGCGGCCGGTCGACCATCCCGCGCACCGCGCGCTCGATCCGCAGGCGCCGCTGCCGTACCCGGACGCGGCGTTCCCGATCGTCACCGCGCTCGACGTGCTCGAGCACGTGCCGCCCGCGCAGCGCGACGCCTGGCTCGGCGAGCTCTGGCGGGTCACCGAGCGCGTGCTGCTGCTCGCGAACCCGTTCGCCACGACCGGCGTGCGCGAGGCCGACGAGTACCTCTTCGAGCTGATCCGCACGCGCTACGGCTACGAGCACCAGTTCCTCGCCGAGCACCTGCGCCACGGCCATCCCGACCTCGAGGCGACGCGGCGCTTCTTCGTCGAGCGCGGCGCGAGCGTCGCGGTGCTGCCGTCGGGTTACCTGCCTGCCTGGACGCTCCTGCAGACGCTCAACGCCTGGCTCTCGCACCCCGAGCAGGACCAGACCTATGCGTTCGCCAACCGCCTCGCGAACCGCGCGCTCGGGCTCGCGAGCACGGCGGCGCCGGCCTACCGGCACCTGCTGGTGATCGACCGCAGCGGCGCCGATCACTCGGCCGCCCTCGAGGAGCTGGTGGCTCGCCGCACGCCGGACCTCGAGTCGGTCGCGGCCGCGTTGACGGCGCTGACGCTCACCGTCGGCGACGCGGCGCGATGA
- a CDS encoding YfhO family protein, with protein MVGRGAPRHRGVAAALLLVVLVAAAFADVLLGGRTLSPAPFVPGVTPSGPYDAPPPSPTALRDLEGGAWVDEPAPYLVHRALADGRLPLWNDGVGLGAPLAANPNMAAWSPLQLLPNLHPTPLVQDVAWVLRVWVLALATWLLATALGCGFWASVVAAAALALSGQTLDWVVHHPLNTDAFVPAALAAALGLLRGERRALPALALLVAAALLGVKPQSALTSALFAVPLLVAAMLDEPSSTGRRVTRGAGLVVAGVLLGAALAACALVPALESYLGASGLVRAGRTTQSEWTLAPSTLPELVGRWALRLVAGDVPPAAGPPHAGLVVLVLAVVGAVRARQRAVTWVLVATVVLYLARIFGALPIPLAGVPLLGSINYVKYCFPLYLSLALLAALALTPAEEGRRFAVRSRGGWRVLLGALAVVELLVLAQRPRPQRVDPYRPAPYVEALRALVALHGGRITGPVTLAPPLVSSVLGFRDLRAIDVLTPRDAWETIGQLVAPSEGVVWILADPDPLVAATSPGASVVDLRWILARAELTEERLLDVVRSQTSTRRLLRLFSTLDVYRIDTASLGGGLHEAHGDRRFHWTCATPCRFALELEEAPRAFAAGFAAREPLEATVELRLRTRDGERSERATLVLGEDAAWQDVWLDGVGQGSRGSPATAAAAQPFGPATVEIEVRSTRPGTVFVGGIGPTPGKAAEEAEAQAELAFRRRALERLALRYRDDLALIYENRAALGEAWLASAVGRARDLDEVRACLLAHPDRAVACVAEPERVPSAPFAGAAPGEVRVRASRDDALTIEASVPRDALLVVARLHAPGWSAAVDGKEVEILRVNGAMMGVVVPAGEHRVELRYRPRSLVVGASVSALAALVVLTLAVRRKAAI; from the coding sequence GTGGTAGGACGCGGCGCGCCGCGCCACCGCGGCGTCGCTGCCGCGCTGCTGCTCGTCGTCCTGGTCGCAGCGGCGTTCGCCGACGTGCTGCTCGGCGGACGCACGCTGTCGCCGGCGCCGTTCGTGCCCGGGGTGACGCCGTCGGGTCCGTACGATGCGCCGCCACCGTCGCCGACCGCGCTGCGCGACCTCGAGGGCGGCGCCTGGGTCGACGAGCCGGCGCCGTACCTCGTGCACCGCGCGCTCGCCGACGGTCGCCTGCCGCTGTGGAACGACGGCGTCGGGCTCGGCGCGCCGCTCGCGGCGAACCCGAACATGGCGGCCTGGTCGCCGCTGCAGCTGCTGCCGAACCTCCATCCGACGCCGCTCGTGCAGGACGTCGCCTGGGTGCTGCGCGTCTGGGTGCTGGCGCTCGCGACCTGGCTGCTCGCGACGGCGCTCGGCTGCGGCTTCTGGGCGTCGGTCGTCGCCGCGGCGGCGCTCGCGCTCTCCGGGCAGACGCTCGACTGGGTCGTGCACCACCCGCTCAACACCGACGCGTTCGTCCCCGCGGCGCTCGCGGCGGCGCTGGGGCTGCTGCGCGGCGAGCGCCGCGCGCTGCCGGCGCTCGCGCTGCTGGTCGCGGCGGCCCTGCTCGGCGTCAAGCCGCAGAGCGCGCTGACCTCGGCGCTGTTCGCGGTGCCGCTGCTCGTCGCGGCAATGCTCGACGAGCCCTCATCCACGGGGCGTCGCGTGACCCGGGGCGCGGGGCTGGTCGTCGCCGGCGTGCTGCTGGGTGCAGCGCTCGCGGCGTGCGCGCTCGTTCCGGCGCTCGAGAGCTACCTCGGGGCGAGCGGTCTCGTGCGCGCCGGGCGCACGACGCAGTCGGAGTGGACGCTCGCCCCATCGACGCTGCCGGAACTCGTCGGTCGCTGGGCGCTGCGTCTCGTTGCCGGCGACGTGCCGCCCGCCGCGGGACCGCCGCACGCCGGACTCGTCGTCCTCGTGCTTGCGGTCGTGGGCGCCGTTCGCGCGCGCCAGCGCGCGGTCACCTGGGTGCTGGTCGCGACCGTCGTGCTCTACCTCGCGCGCATCTTCGGCGCGCTGCCGATCCCGCTCGCCGGCGTGCCGCTGCTGGGCTCGATCAACTACGTCAAGTATTGCTTTCCGCTCTACCTGTCGCTGGCCCTGCTCGCCGCGCTCGCGCTCACGCCGGCGGAGGAGGGGAGGCGGTTCGCGGTCCGCTCGCGCGGCGGCTGGCGCGTGCTGCTCGGCGCGCTCGCCGTCGTCGAGCTGCTCGTCCTCGCGCAGCGACCGCGTCCGCAGCGCGTGGATCCGTACCGTCCCGCGCCGTACGTCGAGGCGCTGCGCGCGCTCGTCGCGCTGCACGGCGGACGCATCACCGGACCGGTCACGCTCGCGCCACCACTCGTCTCGAGCGTGCTCGGCTTTCGCGACCTGCGCGCGATCGACGTGCTGACGCCGCGCGACGCCTGGGAGACGATCGGCCAGCTCGTCGCGCCGAGCGAGGGCGTGGTGTGGATCCTCGCCGACCCCGACCCACTCGTCGCCGCGACGTCGCCGGGCGCGAGCGTCGTCGACCTGCGCTGGATCCTCGCGCGCGCAGAGCTCACGGAAGAGCGCCTGCTCGATGTCGTGCGCTCGCAGACCTCCACGCGACGTCTGCTGCGGCTGTTCTCGACGCTCGACGTCTACCGCATCGACACCGCGTCGCTCGGCGGCGGGCTGCACGAGGCGCACGGCGACCGGCGCTTCCACTGGACGTGCGCGACGCCGTGCCGCTTCGCGCTCGAGCTCGAGGAGGCGCCGCGCGCGTTCGCGGCCGGCTTCGCGGCCCGCGAGCCGCTCGAGGCGACGGTCGAGCTGCGTCTGCGCACGCGCGACGGCGAGCGCAGCGAGCGCGCGACGCTCGTCCTCGGCGAGGACGCGGCGTGGCAGGACGTCTGGCTCGACGGCGTCGGGCAGGGTTCGCGCGGCAGCCCGGCGACCGCCGCCGCCGCGCAACCGTTCGGTCCCGCCACGGTCGAGATCGAGGTGCGCTCGACGCGGCCGGGCACCGTGTTCGTCGGCGGCATCGGTCCGACGCCGGGCAAGGCGGCGGAGGAGGCGGAGGCGCAGGCCGAGCTCGCGTTCCGGCGCCGCGCCCTCGAGCGTCTCGCGCTGCGCTACCGCGACGACCTGGCGCTGATCTACGAGAACCGCGCCGCGCTCGGCGAGGCGTGGCTCGCGAGCGCCGTCGGGCGTGCACGCGATCTCGACGAGGTGCGCGCCTGCTTGCTCGCGCATCCGGACCGCGCCGTCGCCTGCGTCGCCGAGCCGGAGCGGGTGCCGAGCGCGCCGTTCGCCGGTGCGGCGCCGGGCGAGGTCCGCGTGCGCGCGTCGCGCGACGATGCGCTGACCATCGAGGCAAGCGTCCCGCGCGACGCTCTGCTGGTCGTCGCGCGCCTGCACGCTCCCGGCTGGTCCGCCGCGGTCGACGGGAAAGAGGTCGAGATCCTGCGCGTCAATGGCGCCATGATGGGCGTCGTCGTGCCGGCGGGCGAGCACCGCGTCGAGCTGCGCTACCGGCCGCGCTCGCTCGTCGTCGGCGCTTCGGTGTCGGCGCTCGCGGCGCTCGTCGTGCTCACGCTCGCGGTCCGTCGCAAGGCCGCAATTTGA
- a CDS encoding ABC transporter ATP-binding protein — MSTVSAAGLGKAYRRYARPLDRALEWLGGKPRHQLFWALRNVSFDLDAGGSLGLVGDNGAGKTTLLAMLAGATSPTEGELTVRGRRGVILELGAGFHPEFTGRENIFLVGVAQGMSRAEIAGRVDEIVDFAGLGEFIDQPVRTYSSGMFLRLAFSIATASDPDVLIVDEALAVGDQRFQLKCLDRISRFVERGGTLVFCSHNLYQVKKLCRQALWIDHGVVQAQGPAAEVCDAYWDRARTRILKGETGASDGQAMLRVARVEAVDETGRPLTQIETGEPVTVRVWLRRLPGSDVVPGCAIGLVRSDGLVCYVASTELDGVALREIGPDEFYVALHFPELPLFGGSYSWNVATIDSRRPLIMLDVREGEAPFSIVNSKTDWGVCRLPHVWRVDVTADGLASLPTMEDGRA, encoded by the coding sequence ATGAGCACGGTCTCGGCGGCCGGCCTCGGCAAGGCCTACCGGCGCTATGCGCGCCCGCTCGACCGGGCGCTGGAGTGGCTCGGGGGCAAGCCCCGCCACCAGCTGTTCTGGGCGCTGCGCAACGTCTCGTTCGACCTCGACGCCGGCGGCTCGCTCGGGCTCGTCGGCGACAACGGGGCCGGCAAGACCACGCTGCTCGCCATGCTCGCCGGCGCGACGTCGCCGACCGAGGGCGAGCTCACCGTCCGCGGTCGCCGGGGCGTGATCCTCGAGCTCGGGGCGGGCTTCCACCCGGAGTTCACCGGGCGTGAGAACATCTTCCTCGTGGGGGTGGCGCAGGGTATGAGCCGCGCCGAGATCGCCGGGCGCGTCGACGAGATCGTCGACTTCGCTGGGCTCGGCGAGTTCATCGACCAGCCGGTTCGTACCTACTCTTCTGGGATGTTCCTCCGCCTGGCGTTCTCGATCGCCACCGCGTCGGACCCCGACGTGCTCATCGTCGACGAGGCCCTCGCGGTGGGCGATCAGCGCTTCCAGCTCAAGTGCCTCGACCGGATCTCGCGCTTCGTCGAGCGCGGCGGGACCTTGGTCTTCTGCTCGCACAACCTCTATCAGGTGAAGAAGCTCTGCCGGCAGGCGCTGTGGATCGACCACGGCGTCGTGCAGGCGCAGGGCCCGGCCGCCGAGGTGTGCGACGCCTACTGGGACCGCGCCCGGACCCGCATCCTCAAGGGCGAGACCGGCGCCAGCGACGGCCAGGCGATGCTGCGCGTCGCGCGCGTCGAGGCCGTCGACGAGACCGGGCGTCCCTTGACGCAGATCGAGACCGGCGAGCCGGTGACGGTCCGCGTGTGGCTGCGGCGGCTACCGGGCAGCGACGTGGTGCCCGGTTGCGCCATCGGACTCGTGCGCAGCGACGGTCTCGTTTGCTATGTCGCCTCGACCGAGCTCGATGGCGTCGCACTGCGCGAGATCGGTCCGGACGAGTTCTACGTTGCGCTGCATTTTCCCGAGCTTCCGTTGTTCGGCGGATCGTATTCCTGGAACGTGGCGACGATCGACAGCCGTAGGCCGTTGATCATGCTCGATGTGAGGGAGGGGGAGGCGCCGTTTTCGATCGTCAACTCGAAGACGGATTGGGGGGTCTGCCGGCTGCCGCACGTGTGGCGCGTCGACGTCACGGCGGACGGGCTGGCCAGTCTTCCAACGATGGAGGACGGTCGTGCGTAG
- a CDS encoding glycosyltransferase family 2 protein: MSAHAAAPEVSIVIVTCNGRALLEGCLASLAEQDYPRDRVEILVYDNASTDGTREWLASARPDVRVLAGQENLGFAAPCNRAVAQAAAPLVCLVNNDMRFATSFLRELVAGRTASGAACVGARILTHDGSRVEFDGGTMSFYGHGAPWRYGTPTSELSGDADDVAVRDTLFASGGAMLVERDAFLRVGGFDEDYFAYFEDVDLGWRLWALGERCVHAPRAVAYHREHASEHLLGPDRRMTLLERNALLGVYKNYEPERGERTFRCALALLAERARLDAARAPACWQGLHEALELLPRAEERRRDLAARRLRRDEEIVPLFREPWRPAIGGEEYAARQRELAALFGADDLLPAPDDASRGPGGGAGNGRSTCA; the protein is encoded by the coding sequence ATGAGCGCGCACGCCGCGGCGCCCGAGGTGTCGATCGTGATCGTCACCTGCAACGGGCGCGCGCTCCTCGAAGGCTGCCTCGCCTCGCTCGCGGAGCAGGACTACCCGCGCGACCGCGTCGAGATCCTGGTCTACGACAACGCCTCGACCGACGGCACGCGCGAGTGGCTCGCGTCGGCCCGTCCGGACGTGCGCGTCCTCGCAGGGCAGGAGAACCTCGGCTTCGCCGCCCCCTGCAACCGCGCGGTGGCGCAGGCGGCGGCGCCGCTCGTGTGTCTCGTGAACAACGACATGCGGTTCGCTACGAGCTTCCTGCGCGAGCTGGTGGCGGGTCGGACGGCGAGCGGGGCGGCGTGCGTCGGCGCGCGCATCCTGACGCACGACGGCAGCCGCGTCGAGTTCGACGGTGGAACGATGAGCTTCTACGGGCACGGGGCACCGTGGCGGTACGGCACGCCGACGTCCGAGCTGTCCGGCGATGCGGACGACGTCGCGGTGCGCGACACGCTGTTCGCGAGCGGCGGCGCGATGTTGGTCGAGCGCGACGCGTTCCTGCGCGTCGGCGGCTTCGACGAGGACTACTTCGCCTACTTCGAGGACGTCGATCTCGGCTGGCGTCTGTGGGCGCTCGGCGAGCGCTGCGTGCACGCGCCCCGAGCGGTCGCGTACCACCGCGAGCACGCGAGCGAGCACCTGCTCGGACCCGACCGGCGAATGACGCTCCTCGAGCGCAACGCGCTGCTCGGCGTCTACAAGAACTACGAGCCCGAGCGCGGCGAGCGCACGTTCCGCTGCGCGCTCGCGCTGCTCGCCGAGCGCGCGCGGCTCGATGCGGCGCGCGCGCCGGCCTGCTGGCAGGGCCTGCACGAGGCGCTCGAGCTGCTGCCGCGCGCCGAGGAGCGCCGTCGCGACCTCGCGGCGCGACGCTTGCGCAGGGACGAGGAGATCGTGCCGCTGTTCCGCGAGCCGTGGCGGCCGGCGATCGGTGGAGAAGAGTACGCGGCGCGCCAGCGCGAGCTCGCGGCGCTGTTCGGCGCCGACGACCTGCTGCCCGCGCCAGACGACGCGTCGCGCGGCCCGGGCGGCGGCGCGGGAAACGGACGGTCGACTTGCGCTTGA